Proteins from a single region of Juglans microcarpa x Juglans regia isolate MS1-56 chromosome 5S, Jm3101_v1.0, whole genome shotgun sequence:
- the LOC121268322 gene encoding probable envelope ADP,ATP carrier protein, chloroplastic, whose translation MREERAVVVFRKIPSLNGYSLCSLAETTDHEPLWKTAQLSCSGSGAIGSRFNFACVSVVAEKKDQREFEPTPAQLLKHPLAIAAYVPKEAAIFTAGAISGAAAKTFTAPLERIKLLMQTHGVRVGGKSSKKAIGFIEAITLIGKEEGIRGYWKGNLPQVIRVIPYSAVQLFAYETYKKLFRGKDGELSVIGRLAAGACAGMTSTFVTYPLDVLRLRLAVEPGYRTMSEVALNMLREEGFASFYYGLGPSLIGIAPYIAVNFCVFDLVKKALPEKYQKRTETSLLTAVVSASLATVTCYPLDTVRRQMQIRGTPYKSVLDAFPGIVARDGIIGLYRGFIPNALKTLPSSSIRLTTFDIVKRLIAASEKEFQRIVEENRTKFSPDGK comes from the exons atgagagaagagagagccGTAGTGGTTTTCCGGAAAATTCCAAGCCTCAACGGATATTCGCTGTGCAGTCTCGCCGAGACCACGGACCACGAACCGCTATGGAAGACCGCGCAGCTCAGCTGCTCTGGCAGTGGTGCCATTGGCAGTCGGTTTAATTTCGCCTGCGTTTCTGTGGTGGCGGAAAAGAAAGACCAAAGGGAGTTCGAACCGACTCCGGCTCAGCTCCTAAAGCATCCGCTGGCTATAGCCGCTTACGTTCCCAAGGAAGCCGCGATCTTTACCGCTGGTGCCATCTCCGGCGCCGCCGCCAAGACCTTTACGGCTCCTCTCGAACGTATCAAGCTCCTTATGCAG ACTCATGGGGTGCGAGTTGGGGGAAAAAGTTCGAAGAAAGCCATTGGTTTCATCGAG GCCATTACATTGATTGGGAAGGAAGAAGGTATCAGAGGGTACTGGAAAGGCAACCTCCCTCAG GTGATTCGGGTCATACCTTACAGTGCTGTCCAGCTCTTTGCTTATGAAACTTACAAG AAACTTTTTAGGGGAAAGGATGGTGAACTCTCTGTTATTGGAAGACTTGCAGCAGGTGCTTGTGCTGGCATGACGTCAACTTTT GTAACTTACCCTTTAGATGTCCTGAGGTTACGATTAGCAGTTGAACCAGGGTACCGAACTATGTCTGAG GTGGCATTAAACATGCTGAGAGAGGAAGGATTTGCCTCGTTTTATTATGGTCTTGGACCTTCCCTGATTGGAATAGCTCCTTATATTGCAGTGAACTTTTGCGTTTTTGACTT AGTGAAGAAGGCTTTGCCGGAGAAATATCAGAAGAGAACTGAAACATCTCTACTAACTGCCGTGGTCTCAGCTTCTCTTGCCACAGTCACATGCTATCCCTTGGACACTGTGAGAAGACAAATGCAAATCAGGGGTACACCTTACAAATCTGTGTTGGATGCCTTTCCAG GTATTGTGGCACGTGATGGAATTATTGGCTTATACCGGGGTTTTATTCCGAATGCTTTAAAAACCTTACCAAGCAGCAG CATTAGGCTTACCACCTTTGACATTGTTAAACGCCTAATCGCGGCCAGTGAGAAAGAGTTTCAGAGGATCGTGGAGGAAAATCGCACCAAATTTAGCCCGGATGGCAAGTAG
- the LOC121267296 gene encoding ribosome-recycling factor-like, with amino-acid sequence MGCVHPRGESAIVASSLGLSPKVDSERLIAIIPLLTKEHVQAVCKAITKSCEDARQSIRRACQNAIDTLKKLYSHAPKDDLKKLEKEVDELTKKFVKSAEDMCKSEEKEITGG; translated from the coding sequence ATGGGATGCGTTCATCCACGAGGAGAGAGCGCGATTGTTGCATCTTCATTAGGCTTAAGTCCCAAAGTGGACAGTGAGCGGCTGATTGCAATAATTCCACTATTGACGAAAGAGCATGTACAAGCTGTATGTAAGGCAATTACCAAGTCTTGTGAAGATGCCAGGCAAAGTATAAGAAGGGCTTGCCAAAATGCAATTGATacattaaagaaattatattcacATGCCCCCAAGGatgatttgaagaaattagagaaaGAGGTTGATGAGTTGACCAAAAAATTTGTCAAGTCCGCAGAAGATATGTGCAAGTCGGAGGAAAAAGAGATCACTGGAGGCTGA